In Triticum aestivum cultivar Chinese Spring chromosome 5B, IWGSC CS RefSeq v2.1, whole genome shotgun sequence, the following proteins share a genomic window:
- the LOC123112249 gene encoding uncharacterized protein isoform X3, translated as MNGRARRPAAAHGAKAAPKGDRMMMQKDQRKAMPAKGPTANAAARGVANRVHSRRERKLALQQDVDKLKKKLRHEENVHRALERAFTRPLGALPRLPPYLPSQTLALLAEVAVLEEEVVRLEEQVVNFRQGIYQEAIIFSSAKNAHFPAGEGCVPAQPMPSSPTPNAELSPTVRPSPNGKQTQTPRKPIPAQANQDEHSGGSGAGKENLSCSNTSTARNCRVSPSQKVAAKSRAPAAAAPEKRRAAPQQAIGTAPDRKRVADAAGNDSEKAAAPDGSSAPNRLSEELLSCLLTIFSQMGSSPAAAGAGQDEEQQPLSPSVSGSSSSEDAYPQDPYGILELGGRGVGPYRRLRVVDAASFDRDALAGNTLLARRLRALLRKLSSVDLGGLSHQQKLAFWINIYNSCMMNAFLEQGIPTTPHMLVAMMPKATVDVGGRTHSAMSIEHFILRLPYSVKHVSPEGEGTKGGDEAARAGAYGLEWPEPLVTFALSCGSWSSPAVRVYTAARVEEELEGAKRDYLQAAVGVSAPASLAIPKLLHWYLLDFAKDVDSLMDWVCLQLPTELQQGAMRAVAAADARRRIQVLPYEFRFRYLLAA; from the exons ATGAATGGCCGGGCtcggaggccggcggcggcgcacggcgcgAAGGCCGCCCCGAAGGGCGACAGG ATGATGATGCAGAAGGACCAGAGGAAGGCCATGCCGGCCAAGGGGCCGACCGCCAACGCGGCGGCGAGAGGCGTGGCGAACAGAGTCCACTCGAGGCGGGAGCGGAAGCTCGCGCTGCAGCAGGAT GTGGACAAGCTGAAGAAGAAGCTGCGGCACGAGGAGAACGTCCACCGAGCTCTGGAGCGGGCCTTCACCAGGCCGCTCGGCGCGCTGCCCCGCCTGCCCCCGTACCTGCCGTCCCAG ACGCTGGCTCTTCTCGCGGAGGTGGCGGtgctggaggaggaggtggtgcggctggaggagCAGGTGGTCAATTTCCGGCAAGGCATCTACCAGGAGGCCATCATCTTCTCCTCCGCCAAGAACGCGCACTTTCCCGCCGGCGAGGGATGCGTGCCGGCGCAGCCCATGCCGTCGAGCCCAACCCCAAATGCAGAGCTCTCTCCAACTGTTCGTCCGTCGCCGAACGGCAAGCAAACGCAAACACCAAGAAAGCCGATCCCCGCTCAGGCGAACCAGGACGAGCACTCCGGCGGCTCCGGGGCTGGAAAGGAGAACCTGTCGTGCAGCAACACCTCGACGGCCAGAAACTGCCGCGTCTCGCCGTCGCAGAAGGTCGCCGCCAAATccagggcgccggcggcggcggcgccagagAAACGCAGGGCTGCTCCTCAG CAGGCGATCGGTACGGCGCCTGACCGCAAAAGGGTCGCAGACGCTGCCGGCAATGATTCAGAGAAGGCGGCGGCCCCAGACGGGTCGAGCGCGCCCAACAGGCTGTCGGAGGAGCTGCTGAGCTGCCTGCTGACCATCTTCTCGCAGATGGGCTCCTCGccggcggcggccggcgccggccAGGACGAGGAGCAGCAGCCATTGTCCCCGTCGGTGTCCGGGTCGTCGTCGTCGGAGGACGCGTACCCGCAGGACCCCTACGGCATCCTGGAGCTGGGCGGCCGGGGCGTCGGCCCCTACAGGCGGCTGCGCGTGGTCGACGCGGCGTCCTTCGACCGCGATGCGCTGGCCGGCAACACGCTCCTCGCCCGGAGACTGAG GGCGTTGCTCCGGAAGCTGTCCTCGGTTGACCTGGGGGGGCTCTCGCACCAGCAGAAGCTGGCCTTCTGGATCAACATCTACAACTCCTGCATGATGAAT GCATTCCTGGAGCAAGGGATACCTACCACGCCCCATATGCTCGTGGCAATGATGCCAAAG GCGACGGTAGATGTGGGCGGGCGCACGCACAGCGCCATGTCCATCGAGCACTTCATCCTGCGCCTGCCCTACAGCGTCAAGCAT GTGAGCCCTGAGGGCGAAGGAACGAAGGGTGGCGACGAGGCGGCGCGCGCTGGCGCCTACGGACTGGAGTGGCCGGAGCCGCTCGTCACCTTCGCGCTCTCCTGCGGGAGCTGGTCCTCCCCCGCC GTGAGGGTGTACACggcggcgcgggtggaggaggagcTGGAGGGCGCCAAGCGGGACTACCTGCAGGCGGCCGTGGGGGTGTCCGCGCCGGCGAGCCTCGCCATCCCCAAGCTGCTGCACTGGTACCTCCTCGACTTCGCCAAGGACGTGGACTCGCTCATGGACTGGGTGTGCCTGCAGCTGCCGACCGAGCTGCAGCAGGGCGCCatgcgcgccgtcgccgccgccgacgcgcGCCGCCGCATCCAGGTCCTCCCCTACGAGTTCCGGTTCAGGTACCTCCTCGCCGCGTGA
- the LOC123112249 gene encoding uncharacterized protein isoform X2: MNGRARRPAAAHGAKAAPKGDRMMMQKDQRKAMPAKGPTANAAARGVANRVHSRRERKLALQQDVDKLKKKLRHEENVHRALERAFTRPLGALPRLPPYLPSQTLALLAEVAVLEEEVVRLEEQVVNFRQGIYQEAIIFSSAKNAHFPAGEGCVPAQPMPSSPTPNAELSPTVRPSPNGKQTQTPRKPIPAQANQDEHSGGSGAGKENLSCSNTSTARNCRVSPSQKVAAKSRAPAAAAPEKRRAAPQAIGTAPDRKRVADAAGNDSEKAAAPDGSSAPNRLSEELLSCLLTIFSQMGSSPAAAGAGQDEEQQPLSPSVSGSSSSEDAYPQDPYGILELGGRGVGPYRRLRVVDAASFDRDALAGNTLLARRLRALLRKLSSVDLGGLSHQQKLAFWINIYNSCMMNAFLEQGIPTTPHMLVAMMPKATVDVGGRTHSAMSIEHFILRLPYSVKHQVSPEGEGTKGGDEAARAGAYGLEWPEPLVTFALSCGSWSSPAVRVYTAARVEEELEGAKRDYLQAAVGVSAPASLAIPKLLHWYLLDFAKDVDSLMDWVCLQLPTELQQGAMRAVAAADARRRIQVLPYEFRFRYLLAA, translated from the exons ATGAATGGCCGGGCtcggaggccggcggcggcgcacggcgcgAAGGCCGCCCCGAAGGGCGACAGG ATGATGATGCAGAAGGACCAGAGGAAGGCCATGCCGGCCAAGGGGCCGACCGCCAACGCGGCGGCGAGAGGCGTGGCGAACAGAGTCCACTCGAGGCGGGAGCGGAAGCTCGCGCTGCAGCAGGAT GTGGACAAGCTGAAGAAGAAGCTGCGGCACGAGGAGAACGTCCACCGAGCTCTGGAGCGGGCCTTCACCAGGCCGCTCGGCGCGCTGCCCCGCCTGCCCCCGTACCTGCCGTCCCAG ACGCTGGCTCTTCTCGCGGAGGTGGCGGtgctggaggaggaggtggtgcggctggaggagCAGGTGGTCAATTTCCGGCAAGGCATCTACCAGGAGGCCATCATCTTCTCCTCCGCCAAGAACGCGCACTTTCCCGCCGGCGAGGGATGCGTGCCGGCGCAGCCCATGCCGTCGAGCCCAACCCCAAATGCAGAGCTCTCTCCAACTGTTCGTCCGTCGCCGAACGGCAAGCAAACGCAAACACCAAGAAAGCCGATCCCCGCTCAGGCGAACCAGGACGAGCACTCCGGCGGCTCCGGGGCTGGAAAGGAGAACCTGTCGTGCAGCAACACCTCGACGGCCAGAAACTGCCGCGTCTCGCCGTCGCAGAAGGTCGCCGCCAAATccagggcgccggcggcggcggcgccagagAAACGCAGGGCTGCTCCTCAG GCGATCGGTACGGCGCCTGACCGCAAAAGGGTCGCAGACGCTGCCGGCAATGATTCAGAGAAGGCGGCGGCCCCAGACGGGTCGAGCGCGCCCAACAGGCTGTCGGAGGAGCTGCTGAGCTGCCTGCTGACCATCTTCTCGCAGATGGGCTCCTCGccggcggcggccggcgccggccAGGACGAGGAGCAGCAGCCATTGTCCCCGTCGGTGTCCGGGTCGTCGTCGTCGGAGGACGCGTACCCGCAGGACCCCTACGGCATCCTGGAGCTGGGCGGCCGGGGCGTCGGCCCCTACAGGCGGCTGCGCGTGGTCGACGCGGCGTCCTTCGACCGCGATGCGCTGGCCGGCAACACGCTCCTCGCCCGGAGACTGAG GGCGTTGCTCCGGAAGCTGTCCTCGGTTGACCTGGGGGGGCTCTCGCACCAGCAGAAGCTGGCCTTCTGGATCAACATCTACAACTCCTGCATGATGAAT GCATTCCTGGAGCAAGGGATACCTACCACGCCCCATATGCTCGTGGCAATGATGCCAAAG GCGACGGTAGATGTGGGCGGGCGCACGCACAGCGCCATGTCCATCGAGCACTTCATCCTGCGCCTGCCCTACAGCGTCAAGCAT CAGGTGAGCCCTGAGGGCGAAGGAACGAAGGGTGGCGACGAGGCGGCGCGCGCTGGCGCCTACGGACTGGAGTGGCCGGAGCCGCTCGTCACCTTCGCGCTCTCCTGCGGGAGCTGGTCCTCCCCCGCC GTGAGGGTGTACACggcggcgcgggtggaggaggagcTGGAGGGCGCCAAGCGGGACTACCTGCAGGCGGCCGTGGGGGTGTCCGCGCCGGCGAGCCTCGCCATCCCCAAGCTGCTGCACTGGTACCTCCTCGACTTCGCCAAGGACGTGGACTCGCTCATGGACTGGGTGTGCCTGCAGCTGCCGACCGAGCTGCAGCAGGGCGCCatgcgcgccgtcgccgccgccgacgcgcGCCGCCGCATCCAGGTCCTCCCCTACGAGTTCCGGTTCAGGTACCTCCTCGCCGCGTGA
- the LOC123112249 gene encoding uncharacterized protein isoform X1: MNGRARRPAAAHGAKAAPKGDRMMMQKDQRKAMPAKGPTANAAARGVANRVHSRRERKLALQQDVDKLKKKLRHEENVHRALERAFTRPLGALPRLPPYLPSQTLALLAEVAVLEEEVVRLEEQVVNFRQGIYQEAIIFSSAKNAHFPAGEGCVPAQPMPSSPTPNAELSPTVRPSPNGKQTQTPRKPIPAQANQDEHSGGSGAGKENLSCSNTSTARNCRVSPSQKVAAKSRAPAAAAPEKRRAAPQQAIGTAPDRKRVADAAGNDSEKAAAPDGSSAPNRLSEELLSCLLTIFSQMGSSPAAAGAGQDEEQQPLSPSVSGSSSSEDAYPQDPYGILELGGRGVGPYRRLRVVDAASFDRDALAGNTLLARRLRALLRKLSSVDLGGLSHQQKLAFWINIYNSCMMNAFLEQGIPTTPHMLVAMMPKATVDVGGRTHSAMSIEHFILRLPYSVKHQVSPEGEGTKGGDEAARAGAYGLEWPEPLVTFALSCGSWSSPAVRVYTAARVEEELEGAKRDYLQAAVGVSAPASLAIPKLLHWYLLDFAKDVDSLMDWVCLQLPTELQQGAMRAVAAADARRRIQVLPYEFRFRYLLAA, from the exons ATGAATGGCCGGGCtcggaggccggcggcggcgcacggcgcgAAGGCCGCCCCGAAGGGCGACAGG ATGATGATGCAGAAGGACCAGAGGAAGGCCATGCCGGCCAAGGGGCCGACCGCCAACGCGGCGGCGAGAGGCGTGGCGAACAGAGTCCACTCGAGGCGGGAGCGGAAGCTCGCGCTGCAGCAGGAT GTGGACAAGCTGAAGAAGAAGCTGCGGCACGAGGAGAACGTCCACCGAGCTCTGGAGCGGGCCTTCACCAGGCCGCTCGGCGCGCTGCCCCGCCTGCCCCCGTACCTGCCGTCCCAG ACGCTGGCTCTTCTCGCGGAGGTGGCGGtgctggaggaggaggtggtgcggctggaggagCAGGTGGTCAATTTCCGGCAAGGCATCTACCAGGAGGCCATCATCTTCTCCTCCGCCAAGAACGCGCACTTTCCCGCCGGCGAGGGATGCGTGCCGGCGCAGCCCATGCCGTCGAGCCCAACCCCAAATGCAGAGCTCTCTCCAACTGTTCGTCCGTCGCCGAACGGCAAGCAAACGCAAACACCAAGAAAGCCGATCCCCGCTCAGGCGAACCAGGACGAGCACTCCGGCGGCTCCGGGGCTGGAAAGGAGAACCTGTCGTGCAGCAACACCTCGACGGCCAGAAACTGCCGCGTCTCGCCGTCGCAGAAGGTCGCCGCCAAATccagggcgccggcggcggcggcgccagagAAACGCAGGGCTGCTCCTCAG CAGGCGATCGGTACGGCGCCTGACCGCAAAAGGGTCGCAGACGCTGCCGGCAATGATTCAGAGAAGGCGGCGGCCCCAGACGGGTCGAGCGCGCCCAACAGGCTGTCGGAGGAGCTGCTGAGCTGCCTGCTGACCATCTTCTCGCAGATGGGCTCCTCGccggcggcggccggcgccggccAGGACGAGGAGCAGCAGCCATTGTCCCCGTCGGTGTCCGGGTCGTCGTCGTCGGAGGACGCGTACCCGCAGGACCCCTACGGCATCCTGGAGCTGGGCGGCCGGGGCGTCGGCCCCTACAGGCGGCTGCGCGTGGTCGACGCGGCGTCCTTCGACCGCGATGCGCTGGCCGGCAACACGCTCCTCGCCCGGAGACTGAG GGCGTTGCTCCGGAAGCTGTCCTCGGTTGACCTGGGGGGGCTCTCGCACCAGCAGAAGCTGGCCTTCTGGATCAACATCTACAACTCCTGCATGATGAAT GCATTCCTGGAGCAAGGGATACCTACCACGCCCCATATGCTCGTGGCAATGATGCCAAAG GCGACGGTAGATGTGGGCGGGCGCACGCACAGCGCCATGTCCATCGAGCACTTCATCCTGCGCCTGCCCTACAGCGTCAAGCAT CAGGTGAGCCCTGAGGGCGAAGGAACGAAGGGTGGCGACGAGGCGGCGCGCGCTGGCGCCTACGGACTGGAGTGGCCGGAGCCGCTCGTCACCTTCGCGCTCTCCTGCGGGAGCTGGTCCTCCCCCGCC GTGAGGGTGTACACggcggcgcgggtggaggaggagcTGGAGGGCGCCAAGCGGGACTACCTGCAGGCGGCCGTGGGGGTGTCCGCGCCGGCGAGCCTCGCCATCCCCAAGCTGCTGCACTGGTACCTCCTCGACTTCGCCAAGGACGTGGACTCGCTCATGGACTGGGTGTGCCTGCAGCTGCCGACCGAGCTGCAGCAGGGCGCCatgcgcgccgtcgccgccgccgacgcgcGCCGCCGCATCCAGGTCCTCCCCTACGAGTTCCGGTTCAGGTACCTCCTCGCCGCGTGA